Part of the Musa acuminata AAA Group cultivar baxijiao chromosome BXJ3-10, Cavendish_Baxijiao_AAA, whole genome shotgun sequence genome, ACTTCGATGACAACAGAGACGAAATAACTCTGCAGTAACGTTCCTATGTACCTGATCTTTCTCTAACAACATGCTCCATCGCTTTTGCTCCACCAAGGATCTTGTTGTGGCCTCAGGCAAAGAGATTCTATAGTTCAGATCACCAAGCAAGATGACTCGGCTGCAGGGAACCCACAAGAACATCAGGTTTAGTCTGACCAAGTCTTCCTTTGCACATGAAATAGGTTGTCCTCGTCGGTTTACTCACTCATGGTCTAGAATCTTTTGTGGCAGATGAAGAGGAGGACCTCCAGGGAAGCTGGTTCTCGAGAGTATCTCCATGGCGTCCGAGTTCCTTTTCAGCTCATCCCCTTCTTTCCCTCCTGAAGCCAGATGACAGCATACGAAGCAGAAGCTGGTTTCATGCAACCAAAATCTGACAGAAACTGAACCCTGCACGCCAACATAATCCAGATCTCTAGATTTCAAGACCTCGTGAATGCTATCTAGAATTTCCATGTTCGATCGAGAGTAACATGACGCACCTTGTTCCCCAGGCAGCCCATGATGCCGCAGCCGACGCGAGACACGCCCGGGTGGCGGATGTGATACTGGAGGTCATGCCTGACCCATACCGACACCTGAACTCCTACCATCCGCTTGCTTATAATGCAGCGGAAATCTGGTGAAGAGCCTTCATCAGAGCTTCCTTCCTTGACCGGATGCACCTTCTGCCTCTCCCCTGCCTTGGCTTCTTTTCGGCCCTTCAGGTTAGATAAGGACCTGTTCAATGTCCTGCCGATGAGTGAGTTCCAGCTCGCAAGGATTCTTCTCCTTTCTGGGCATAGAACATTTTTGACATTGAGCGGGACGATTTCCTGGAATCTGGGGGAAAGCAGCAGCCAGCTTTAATCTCATGCAGGAAGACAAGTTCATCTGCTTCCGTCATTCTAACTCACAGTAGCTTGCAATTTAGCTGAGGAAGTCCATGAATTTACCCAAGAACATAAATGTCATAGTACTTGTTGTTTACATCCAACCAGTCCTCCAAGTTCACATCATCCGATGGGAGGACGCCACCAACATTCCAAGTACTGACGAATAGTCTGAGAGGCGGAGAAGAGAGCGAACACCCATGTCAACACTGAACTCTAATGGTTAGACAGAAATCCAAGGGATGATAGGTTTGGAGCATACTTGTACTTGCGAGTGTCTATCTGATCTTTCTGGGGTTCATTTGGGTTGATGAACTCATCAAAAGTCGCACCCTCGAGCAACGCATCGGTGCCGACCGGCTTCCTCAGCAGCTTGTTTGCTACCGATTTAAGCCACATGACCTGCATGAAGGTTAGCCTTTTAGTTCTTGCAGAGAACATTTACAGAGGAATAAGAATGGAGAAGCAGCATATGCTTACATCTCCTTGCTTTTCTTTCTGCTGCATGATGGTTAGCGGTGGAGAGAGAAGAGAGGGTTTGCTTCAGTGCAGGAGGAGAGAGAAACAAAGGGGTGGAAGGGGGAATATATAAGCAAGAAGGAAGCCAACTGACCCCAAGAAAGTCCTGGTAAGAGGTAAAAGACTCTGGCAAGTTgcagagggaggaggaaggagagcctCTTCTGACCTGTGGCATGTTGGATGTCAATGAATGCAACCGGTGAGAATTAACGTCACATAGAGACAAGTCTACTGGAGCCCATTTAGATCTTTCTGTCATTGACATGGAAGATTCGGTGCGGATGATGCTGTTCTTTAAGCTGCAATAGGATTGGAACATAGGGTTGGTGCCAACAGAGCCTACTCCAAGTTGCCCTAAAAAATCTCTCCAACTTCTTTCTATGAGCCAACTTGTATATCTGAGACATATGACTGAACCACCAGTGTTCTCTCCGCCATTTAACTGTCTTCTATAACCGAGTTTGATTTGAGCTGATCATTCTTGATAAAATTATGTTGCCTGTAGTTTCTGAGTGCATGTGCATTGAGGAGAATCATCTGCCAGGAAGAAGAGGATGGATGTTGAAGATGGAAGCCCATTGTCAATGCTTCTGCAGCAGAGTATGCTTGTTGCAGTTCATACATTGACAATGGTGGAATTTTAATTGCAGAGAAGCATCTCTCTCCTTACCTCAGCCATTGGGATTATGTCTCCTATAGATTCCTGATCTACATAGTGGATATATCAAGTGTTGTAACTTGGTGTCTTCTTATGCAGGAAAGAATCAAGCAATATCTTAGCTATCTGCTCATGCTATGAGCCAAAAGATTAACATGTTAAGAATTTGGATATAAATGTGACATATATCTTGGTTAAGTAAGATAACATGAGATCAGATTTAAACAGATGCAATTTAGTTAATGTGGGAAATACACACCTACCAAGAAATTTATTCTTCCGAGCTTACAAATCCTTCACTTCTTGGAGTTAAAGAAGTCTCATCGACACTCTCCAAAGTCGATCCTTGTTTCTTATCTAATACCATTTCCCAACATCACAACCAAGTGGTAGAGACTAGTTGTCATTGGAGAATCATCATCTGCAGAAGAACACACTGTTGGCCTGCAGCCAACCCCAACAGGAAGTATCAAATGCCTCCTCAGAACGAAGTTAAGGCCATAAATTAATGGCACTATAATAATCACAAGAAGACTAAGATGAGCACACATGACCCAACGTAGTTCcatcctttgttgttgtcttcttCTACCATCAAGTAGATAACACAGCACCAGCTTCTTTAGCCCAAATTGCCAGCTTCTCCAGCTGACTTCTCCCACTTGTTTATCTCCAGATCCTTTTTTTATCTTCTGTATGGAGATGTATGAAACTGCAGGTGTATCTTCCTGGCCATCTCCAAATCCAACCTCCTGAAAACCTCAGCAAAGCCAATGGTTTCTGACCTGCTTGCAGTCATATTATTAATCTCTTCAAACTTATAAGCATTTTCTGTATGATACATGAATGCACCCTTGAAAAGAGTAGGTGGATGTATCTGACCTTTCTGTGCTCGTCAGTCTCAAACTAGTCATTATTATCATGTCAATCTGAATGGTTATTCTTTTGTTTGATTTGTGATTTATAGTGAATGTGTTCTgtactaatcatagtatgagctcTTCCTGCCACAAAGATTCCCATCTTCCAATACTAAAACAATCGATAGCTATTAACATTTACTCTTCTGTACAGAGATCATTTAAGTATTGAATTCTACAAACATTTAGTATTGATCAGATTGAACATGATCCACAAGTTTCAATTTGGACCCACCAATTGTGTGGATATGTTCTATGAAGTCACCATCAGAATGCAGTAGCTGTGGGCCAAGTTAAAACATGATCAAGAAAAATATCTTGCAAGCTAGCCAATCAACCTTCTGATCTCATATACAAAGACCCAAGTGGAGAGTGCATTGGATTAGCTTTTTTTAATCCCAATAATGTTTCGAGTAtagattaagatatattttttcttgtgtttctTATGAGACAAGTTGCTGTTGTTTAGGGTTTCCTCTCATGCAACCAAAGATATTAAAAGTTTCCACTCCGGGGGACACCTTCCCCCAGTTATCTGCAAGACACATAGATTAATTAGCTTTAATCTACTATCTAGTTGCCAATGATGATGTATGACAAGATCTTCTCTTATCCTAAACTAAACCATGATTGGTGAAGAATTTAATTAAATACGGCAatctgatgcataaataagatggtAAGTGAAGTTAGCTGACAGTGTAATTAGTATTCACATGTCACACTGCACGAACCCATTTGGAGGACAAAGGTATAAGTTTGTGTGAAAGGAGTTAAAAGAAGAAGAGATACTTTTGATCTCAATAAATCAACTTGGCTCAACAAGATAAACATAATTAATTAGTCACTTAATCTTGTCGGCGGCTTATGAGTTCAAGTTGGACAAGTagtaatttattttttacaatatagcttttattttattttgtgatATGTTGATTGATGGGTCAGTCATTGTGTTATCTAAGACTCAAACTAAATCAAGGAATGGCCACTAATCCTTCTTAATCAAAGTTACAGCTCATGCAGTAGGTAATGAGTGACCGACCGTAAGCGAGCCGAACTTGACACATGCTGAGAACATCAAGCAATGCAGTCATGGCTACAAGTTGGGACTTTTTAGAACACCGTCCTCCCTTGTGGCGTCGAGCAGCAGAGAAGACGATCAGGTGAGGGTCCAGTACTGACGAACTAGGGAAGGATATGCGGCTGTCATCGAGTCTGACGTGTGGACACCTTGGCACCTTCACATCCATATTGCATCCAGGCGGCTTTTGCGGAGAAGATGGGACACATCATGATGAAGCAGCATGGACAAGTGCTTTGCTGGACGTGTCCGTGTCAGACATATGTTGGAAACGTGAACACATGTCGAACACTCACATCTAACACCATATTCGCGTGGCCAAGAAACATAAGTTTTACAAGAAAAGAAATGTGAAGATGGCTGTTGGTAAGAAGAGAATAGTAAGTTAAGGAGTTCTCGGACGTGTAACTTTTATATGATATTAAGGATAAAAGGGTAAAAGAGAAATATCATAAAAGATTATTGTCAAATTAGATAAGGGTCTAAGACACATGGGTATAAACCGTCTCTCCTTATCATCTGTTGAATAAGAGACTTAGGGAAGGTTATAGAGACAATTAGAGATTAGTTctctatgaaatattttatccTTTTACAATTAGGTATAAAAGTTCATCTTCGACATAATAAAAGGGAGGATCAATTTTCGATCACTCGTATCTGCACTCACTTACCTCGGATTACTAACTTGGGTATTAAAGGGATTGGGTTCAGAAATCTCTCTCGGCCTCGGTCTTCATGCAAGTGGTACCTTGAGAGCTCGACGTTTCCACTTTAAAAGCACCTCGAGCAATACTATGCACATAGATTTGGACTATGTCGGGCAGATCAAGACATTAACGACTTCTTCCCataacattttggcactagaagagGTTTTGCCACTTGCCTATAGTACTTTCATCTAAGTGGTGCAATAACCACCCTTTTTGCATATAAGTCCATCCACCTCGGCCTAGACGCTGATGTGATATGAGCGCCTAATCAACGACCCAGGTCTCTCATCTCCAGGGACGATCCCGAGCCACATTCTCGTCCCTACCAAGGTATTTCTAAATCTCACTTAGTAAGTACAGATGTTGATAGGCATGATATAGGTCATTGCTTCGCTTTTGCTCTAATTAGCCCAACATGTAATGCCACCAACTTAATCACGGTCCCTAACTCAATTGTCACCTCCACTAGCACTTATCGAAGTTTCTTGACTTGATGTGGTGTTGACATCCCAAGAGCACCCAAGACCTATCGAACAGTCGGCCAAGGGGGCACTTTGATCCCTAATCGTAGAATTCAGCAAATCGCACTACTACTCTATCTTACTTGAATCTAAGGCTCAGTTGACGGATTTGACATAGGATTCCTTGCGGATCCTACTGTAATATGAATCGACATTTGAAGGAGATGTTACAAGAGTTTCAACAATCAAAAGAGTAAGGGCTGGTCGACCCCACCTCGAGACGATCACTGTTCATCCAAAAAATCTAGAAGAAACCAATTCTAGTGAACTTTCATCTCTCGTCCTTGGAGGCATTTGGTAGTAATGCTAACCCGATGAAGCACATTGCAACTTTTTGTGTTCAACTATCATTGTATAATACTTCGGATGCCTTGTTATGTCACACTTTCCTGACTATGTTAAAAGGCTTAGCATGAGAATGATATGTTTGCCTAAAATCATTTTCCATCAGTTCTTTTGCCCAGCTTGTAAGGGAGTTCAAACTTCACTTCTTGGAGAACATATGCCTGTGGCCTTCAGCAGCAACACTTATTTGACTCAAGCAAGGCAAGGAAGAAATTCTCACAGACTTTGTCACTCAATTCACGAGTAAGATTCGAAGTGTGCTAGATGCCCATCCATCACTCAAAAGACATACTTTCGTGATGAGGCTAAAACCCTCTCATTTCTTCTAGTTATTGATAAAGAGACCACCAATAGCTATACTAAAAGCACTTAAAAAGACCAATCAATATATCACCGTCGAGGCAATAGCCTTGGGCAAGCGTGAGGAGTCATACAAAAGACCAAAGCAAGAGTGGCTATAATCAACCATGACCCTAAGTTCACCATGACGAAAGAGAAACAAATGACCATAATTACTTTGCCCATGTTCTGAGTTGACCCATAAATATGACTAAAACTGATTTTTTATACAGATAAAAGAGAATAATCTATTAAAAGACCCTCACCTAATGAAGacctcattggcaaaaagagatagGTCCAAATACTACGGTTCCGCTGGATTATAATCATGACATGAAGGATTATCATGACTTGAAAGAACAGATTGAAAAGCTCATACATCGGGGACACCTCAGGTAGTTCGTTCGAAAGCATTAGGAACCCTCACCTCAACCTTATGGGTTGATGGAAAAATAAATTGATGTTATCATTGGTGGACCTGTCCCGAGGTGTAGGGAGATAGTCCCTTGGGTTGTAACGCTTATATTTGAGCTACCATTGAAAAAAGCCCAAGGATGGAGGACTATCTAGAGTTAACCTTCAAgaggaaagagaaagaataccttaatccaaataataataatgtcttAGGGGTTTATGTGAGGATGATCAATACTTGACTAAATAGGATCACGATCGACAGCTTTGTTGATATCCTTTATTTTGATGCTTTCTGAAATCTTAGGTTATTAACTAACGACCTTACCCTTATAACTTCTTCACTGATGGTGTTAATTGGCAAATCTATCACGTCTCTCGGGACTATGAATATGCACATCACATTTGGAGACGAGCATTGCTCCAATATAATAATAGCTAAGTTCATGGTGGTGAACATCCCCTTGGTGTATAATATGATCATAGGTTGATCCACACTAAATAAACTAAGGGTGGTGGTTTCGACCTACCACATGGTGATAAAATTCTCGACGAATATGTGATTAGAACCTATCATCTCAAAACAA contains:
- the LOC103968536 gene encoding type IV inositol polyphosphate 5-phosphatase 9; translated protein: MQQKEKQGDVMWLKSVANKLLRKPVGTDALLEGATFDEFINPNEPQKDQIDTRKYKLFVSTWNVGGVLPSDDVNLEDWLDVNNKYYDIYVLGFQEIVPLNVKNVLCPERRRILASWNSLIGRTLNRSLSNLKGRKEAKAGERQKVHPVKEGSSDEGSSPDFRCIISKRMVGVQVSVWVRHDLQYHIRHPGVSRVGCGIMGCLGNKGSVSVRFWLHETSFCFVCCHLASGGKEGDELKRNSDAMEILSRTSFPGGPPLHLPQKILDHDRVILLGDLNYRISLPEATTRSLVEQKRWSMLLEKDQLKAEVTDGRVFEDWQEGAIAFCPTYKYYPNSDKYYGCMPGRKGEKRRAPAWCDRILWHGEGMKQKRYDRCESRLSDHRPVRAVFAVDVDVRRSWNSLGSFFSSERFHLPTEQSQLLMDDEHTSEGRTSIHI